From Corvus hawaiiensis isolate bCorHaw1 chromosome 13, bCorHaw1.pri.cur, whole genome shotgun sequence, one genomic window encodes:
- the ALDH1A3 gene encoding aldehyde dehydrogenase family 1 member A3 translates to MAAVNGAVENGQPDKKVPPLPRPLRSLEVKYTKIFINNEWHESTSGKKFPTYNPSTLEKICDIEEGDKPDVDNAVEAAKAAFQRGSLWRQMDAPSRGRLLHKLADLLERDRVILATLETMDTGKPFLQAYFIDLEGCIKTLRYYAGWADKIQGRTIPVDENFVCFTRHEPMGVCGAITPWNFPLLMLVWKMAPALCCGNTLVIKPAEQTPLTSLYIGSLIKEVGFPPGVVNIVPGYGPTAGAAISTHDSIDKIAFTGSTKVGKLIKEAASKSNLKRVTLELGGKNPCIVCADADLDLAVECAHQGVFFNQGQCCTAASRVFVEEQIYPEFVKRSVEFAKKRLVGDPFDARTEQGPQIDQKQFDKILELIESGKKEGAKLECGGLAIEDRGLFIKPTVFSEVTDNMRIAKEEIFGPVQPIMKFKSIEEVIRRANSTEYGLTAAVFTKNLDRALTLASALQSGTVWINCYNALYAQAPFGGFKMSGNGRELGEYALAEYTEVKTVTIKLSQKSP, encoded by the exons ATATTTATTAACAATGAATGGCATGAGTCTACAAGTGGAAAGAAGTTCCCTACCTACAACCCTTCAACGCTGGAGAAAATTTGTGACATTGAGGAAGGAGATAAG CCTGATGTGGATAATGCAGTGGAGGCAGCGAAGGCAGCATTCCAGAGGGGGTCTCTATGGAGACAGATGGATGCCCCAAGCAGAGGACGACTCCTGCACAAACTGGCTGATCTTCTTGAACGGGACAGAGTCATCCTGGCA actctGGAAACAATGGACACAGGAAAACCTTTTCTGCAGGCTTATTTCATTGACCTGGAAGGCTGTATAAAAACACTCCGATATTATGCTGGATGGGCTGATAAAATTCAAGGCAGAACTATTCCAGTGG ATGAAAATTTTGTCTGTTTCACCCGGCACGAGCCGATGGGTGTCTGTGGAGCCATAACCCCA TGGAACTTCCCCCTGCTGATGCTGGTTTGGAAGATGGCACCAGCGCTGTGCTGTGGAAACACTCTGGTCATTAAGCCAGCTGAACAAACTCCACTCACGTCTCTCTACATTGGCTCTCTGATCAAGGAG GTGGGTTTCCCTCCAGGTGTGGTGAACATTGTGCCTGGCTATGgccccacagctggagctgcaatTTCTACCCATGACAGCATTGATAAAATTGCTTTTACTGGATCAACCAAG GTTGGAAAACTGATCAAAGAAGCTGCTTCTAAAAGCAACCTCAAAAGGGTGACATtagagctgggagggaaaaacCCCTGCATTGTGTGTGCAGATGCAGACT TGGACTTGGCAGTGGAATGTGCCCACCAAGGCGTGTTCTTCAACCAGGggcagtgctgcacagctgcctcCCGCGTCTTTGTGGAGGAGCAGATCTACCCTGAGTTCGTCAAGCGCAGCGTGGAGTTTGCCAAGAAGAGACTGGTTGGAGACCCCTTTGATGCCAGAACTGAACAAGGGCCCCAG ATTGACCAAAAACAGTTTGATAAAATCCTGGAGCTGATAGAAAGTGGGAAGAAAGAAGGCGCTAAGCTGGAGTGTGGTGGTCTTGCCATTGAAGACAGAGGACTGTTTATAAAACCCACGGTGTTTTCAGAGGTCACTGATAACATGAGAATTGCCAAAGAAGAG ATTTTTGGGCCAGTTCAGCCAATTATGAAGTTCAAGAGTATAGAAGAGGTGATAAGAAGAGCCAACAGCACCGAGTACGGACTCACAGCCGCAGTGTTCACCAAGAACCTGGACAGAGCCTTAACCCTGGCTTCGGCTCTGCAGTCAGGAACAGTCTG GATCAACTGTTACAATGCGCTCTATGCACAGGCTCCTTTTGGTGGCTTTAAAATGTCAGGCAATGGCAGAGAACT TGGGGAATATGCTCTGGCAGAATATACTGAAGTGAAAACAGTCACCATTAAACTCTCCCAGAAGAGTCCATGA